The Campylobacterota bacterium genome includes a window with the following:
- a CDS encoding M48 family metallopeptidase yields the protein MTLRALILAAVLMGGCATTPVTNRTQFMMISTDQEMSLGASEAQKVLQKSKLSTDKALQARVKRIGERIAAVSGRSDFAWEFNVIEDATPNAFCLPGGKVFFYTGILKIAENDDQIATVMGHEIAHALARHGAERLSMQTASNIGAQVLATALNIPAQYQNLYSQAYGITSQVGLILPYSRKFEHEADQIGIYLMWKAGHNPLQALRFWENMARLSRSSQKPPAFLSTHPADEERIAEIRAYIAQLPVRP from the coding sequence ATGACGTTGCGTGCGTTGATTCTGGCGGCGGTATTGATGGGGGGGTGCGCGACGACCCCGGTGACGAACCGGACGCAGTTTATGATGATCTCGACCGATCAGGAGATGAGCCTGGGGGCCAGCGAAGCGCAAAAGGTACTCCAGAAATCCAAACTCAGCACCGATAAGGCGCTTCAGGCGAGGGTCAAGCGGATCGGCGAACGGATCGCCGCGGTGAGCGGGCGGAGCGATTTCGCCTGGGAATTCAACGTCATCGAGGACGCGACCCCAAACGCTTTTTGTCTTCCCGGCGGAAAAGTCTTTTTTTACACCGGGATTTTGAAGATCGCCGAAAACGACGATCAGATCGCTACGGTGATGGGACACGAGATCGCCCATGCCCTGGCGCGGCACGGTGCCGAACGTCTTTCGATGCAGACGGCGAGCAACATCGGGGCGCAGGTGCTGGCCACCGCGCTCAACATTCCCGCACAGTACCAGAACCTCTATTCGCAGGCGTACGGCATCACCTCGCAGGTTGGGCTGATCCTCCCCTACAGCCGTAAATTCGAACACGAAGCCGACCAGATCGGGATCTACCTGATGTGGAAAGCGGGACACAATCCCCTCCAGGCGCTCCGTTTCTGGGAAAACATGGCCCGCCTCTCCCGATCGTCGCAGAAACCGCCCGCGTTTCTTTCGACCCACCCCGCCGACGAAGAGCGGATCGCCGAAATCCGCGCATACATCGCGCAGCTTCCCGTCCGTCCATGA
- a CDS encoding aminotransferase class I/II-fold pyridoxal phosphate-dependent enzyme, protein MNLPYAGELKALKRSGRYRERRLADEALLDAASNDYLGLAHLPLLHRAACETLERSAYHAPKASMLVGGYHPVHAAFERALCEANGFEAGIVMGSGFNANIGLIEALVRKGDVLLMDEDYHASGILASRLCEGEVLFFPHNDAAYLAEALERFSGRRIVVAVEGIYSMGGDCVSRAILELAMRHETILLIDEAHSSGVIGPKLMGILDHYAIAPTPLMVKMGTLGKAYGSFGAYALCSEHVCEYLVNRAKNVIYATAPSLYDTALAHHALDYIRANAASLGSKIRARRAIVEEMLGIDVPGLIVPIPIGDNREVMRLQEELKNDLGVHVGAIRQPTVKKAIVRLIARLDLDENVLRRVCERFVPILDKISR, encoded by the coding sequence ATGAATCTTCCCTACGCCGGCGAGCTCAAAGCGCTCAAACGTTCCGGACGCTATCGCGAACGCCGCCTTGCCGACGAGGCGTTGCTCGATGCGGCGTCGAACGACTATCTGGGATTGGCGCACCTGCCCCTGTTGCACCGCGCGGCGTGCGAGACGCTTGAACGTTCCGCTTACCATGCCCCGAAGGCCTCGATGCTGGTGGGGGGATACCACCCCGTCCATGCGGCGTTCGAACGCGCCTTGTGCGAGGCCAACGGCTTCGAAGCGGGGATCGTCATGGGGAGCGGATTCAACGCCAACATCGGCCTCATCGAAGCGTTGGTGCGCAAGGGCGATGTGCTGCTCATGGACGAGGATTACCATGCAAGCGGCATCCTCGCCTCCCGCTTATGCGAGGGGGAAGTGCTCTTTTTCCCCCACAATGACGCGGCGTATCTCGCCGAAGCGCTGGAACGCTTTTCGGGGCGGCGGATCGTCGTCGCGGTCGAGGGGATCTATTCGATGGGGGGAGATTGCGTCAGCCGCGCGATTCTCGAACTCGCGATGCGTCACGAAACGATTTTGCTGATCGACGAGGCCCACAGCAGCGGGGTGATCGGGCCGAAGCTCATGGGGATTCTCGACCATTACGCCATCGCACCCACCCCGCTCATGGTCAAAATGGGGACGCTGGGGAAAGCGTACGGGAGTTTCGGGGCGTACGCGCTGTGTTCCGAACACGTATGCGAGTATCTGGTTAACCGGGCGAAAAACGTCATCTACGCGACCGCTCCGTCGCTGTACGATACGGCGCTGGCGCACCATGCCCTCGATTATATCCGCGCCAACGCCGCCTCGCTGGGGAGCAAAATCCGAGCGCGCCGCGCCATCGTAGAGGAGATGCTGGGGATCGACGTCCCGGGCCTGATCGTTCCGATTCCGATCGGAGACAACCGCGAGGTGATGCGGTTGCAAGAAGAACTCAAAAACGACCTTGGGGTCCATGTCGGCGCGATCCGCCAGCCGACGGTCAAAAAAGCGATCGTCCGGCTCATCGCGCGGCTCGATCTCGACGAAAACGTTTTACGGCGGGTATGTGAGCGATTTGTCCCGATATTGGATAAAATATCGCGATGA
- a CDS encoding ATP-binding cassette domain-containing protein, producing the protein MNTVLIDRLKITHGKSVLVDISLNIGNSLALVGESGSGKSLTLKALLELLDPGLEVQLQKRCAFAWERGKSVALVPQNPFTALSPLTRIKDQLFVPRERSEELFALLGLEKGLLERYPPELSGGQLQRVVVAIALSSMPRLLLLDEPTTALDPASKEAMISLLGRLQSSMGFSLLFVTHDMGVAASLCEEICVIRGGRIVETGKTAEVIAAPREEYTQALIDAEFKNRGFRI; encoded by the coding sequence ATGAATACCGTCTTGATCGATCGGCTGAAAATTACCCACGGCAAGAGCGTACTCGTCGATATTTCGCTGAATATCGGGAATTCTCTGGCGCTGGTGGGAGAGAGCGGCAGCGGAAAATCGCTGACCCTCAAAGCCCTCCTGGAACTTTTGGACCCGGGGCTGGAAGTACAACTGCAAAAGCGGTGCGCGTTTGCGTGGGAGCGGGGGAAAAGCGTCGCCCTGGTCCCGCAAAACCCTTTTACGGCCCTCTCTCCGCTGACACGGATCAAAGACCAGCTTTTCGTGCCGCGCGAACGGAGCGAAGAACTTTTCGCGCTTCTGGGGCTTGAAAAAGGGTTGCTGGAGCGCTATCCGCCCGAGCTTTCGGGGGGGCAGCTCCAGCGCGTCGTCGTGGCGATCGCCCTCTCCAGCATGCCCAGGCTGCTGCTGCTCGACGAGCCTACCACGGCACTCGACCCCGCCTCGAAAGAGGCGATGATCTCCCTACTCGGACGGCTGCAGTCGAGTATGGGGTTTTCGCTCCTTTTCGTGACGCACGATATGGGGGTCGCCGCATCGTTGTGCGAGGAGATTTGCGTCATCCGAGGCGGCAGGATCGTAGAAACGGGAAAGACCGCAGAAGTGATCGCCGCTCCCAGAGAAGAATATACCCAAGCGTTAATCGACGCCGAGTTTAAAAACAGAGGATTTAGAATTTGA
- a CDS encoding PBP1A family penicillin-binding protein yields MNLYEPEQLSLKARMKKYLLALAAIMILIPVGFLGYLIYTFEYETQRLINYQPRLTTEVYDRHGNKIANLFSDQHRYYVSYENIPPRLIEALLAIEDTMFFEHYGVNPDAIMRAIIKDVTAGKLKEGASTITQQLVKNTLLTREKKFSRKFKEVLYSIRIEQQLTKEQILERYFNEIYLGHGYYGIKTAADGYFRKPLKELTLKESAMLVGLPKAPNFYSPTRNYELCLGRANRVIARMLELGWIDQATYEKATQERPKVYNDTLSKNSGPYIIDEVMRQLGDAFPDIRSGGYKVYTTIDMRLQEAGYKALQSGRDEILKRAQEAGDLDENMQAQLNGALISLDPYTGEILAMVGGYDYSLSPFNRVTQAKRQPGSAFKPFIYQVALDSGMSPASLVPDIARTYTYAGADGEEKTWQPKNYKNEYKGMVTIRDALTHSRNLATINMVSDMGFGKVVEGLRRYGITENLPPDLSLALGTMMISPLDLAKYYTMFASGGGLTNPILVREVVTPSGERVRYENKRRQVNTPQQIYLMTSILKDVVNRGTGTFARVPGIEIAGKTGTTNKNVDAWFAGYSPSVETVVWFGHDNNTPMRRSETGGRAAGQAFRYFYEDMLRIYPNTKRYFDRPAGVYDIATDGEGNSSEAFTDTSKAPDGTEGATPATNEQLVF; encoded by the coding sequence ATGAACCTTTATGAACCCGAACAGCTGTCCCTGAAAGCCCGGATGAAAAAATATCTGCTGGCTTTGGCGGCAATTATGATTCTGATCCCCGTCGGTTTCCTGGGGTATCTCATCTACACGTTCGAATACGAAACCCAGCGCCTGATCAACTATCAGCCGCGCCTCACCACCGAGGTATACGACCGTCACGGCAACAAAATCGCCAACCTTTTCAGCGACCAGCACCGGTATTACGTATCGTACGAAAACATCCCGCCTCGACTGATCGAAGCGCTGCTGGCGATCGAGGACACGATGTTCTTCGAACACTACGGGGTGAATCCCGATGCGATCATGCGGGCGATCATCAAAGACGTCACCGCCGGAAAGCTCAAAGAGGGGGCGAGTACGATCACCCAGCAGCTGGTCAAAAACACCCTCCTCACCCGCGAGAAAAAGTTTTCGCGCAAATTCAAAGAGGTTCTCTACTCGATCCGGATCGAACAGCAGCTGACGAAAGAGCAGATCCTCGAGCGCTATTTCAACGAAATCTATCTGGGGCACGGCTATTACGGGATCAAAACGGCCGCCGACGGTTATTTCCGAAAACCGCTTAAAGAGCTGACTCTCAAAGAGTCGGCGATGCTCGTCGGCCTTCCCAAAGCCCCCAATTTCTATTCGCCGACCCGCAACTACGAACTGTGTCTGGGACGTGCGAACCGCGTTATCGCGCGGATGCTCGAACTGGGGTGGATCGATCAGGCGACCTACGAAAAAGCGACGCAGGAACGGCCGAAGGTCTACAACGACACGCTGAGCAAAAACTCCGGTCCCTACATTATCGATGAGGTCATGCGCCAGCTGGGCGACGCGTTTCCCGACATCCGCAGCGGCGGTTACAAGGTGTACACGACGATCGACATGCGGCTGCAGGAGGCGGGATACAAGGCGCTCCAGTCGGGTCGCGACGAAATTCTCAAGCGGGCGCAGGAGGCGGGCGATCTGGACGAAAACATGCAAGCGCAGCTCAACGGCGCCCTGATCAGTCTCGATCCCTATACGGGGGAGATTCTGGCCATGGTGGGCGGGTATGACTATTCGCTCAGCCCCTTCAACCGCGTCACTCAGGCCAAGCGCCAGCCGGGTTCGGCGTTCAAGCCCTTCATCTACCAGGTGGCGCTTGATAGCGGAATGTCCCCCGCGTCCCTGGTCCCCGACATCGCGCGCACCTATACCTATGCGGGGGCGGACGGCGAAGAGAAGACGTGGCAGCCCAAAAACTACAAAAACGAATACAAGGGGATGGTGACGATCCGTGACGCGCTCACCCATTCGCGCAACCTGGCGACGATCAACATGGTCAGCGACATGGGATTTGGCAAAGTGGTCGAGGGATTGCGCCGGTACGGCATCACCGAGAACCTTCCTCCCGATCTTTCGCTGGCGCTGGGGACGATGATGATCTCCCCTCTTGATCTGGCCAAATACTACACGATGTTCGCCAGCGGCGGAGGCCTCACCAACCCGATTTTGGTGCGCGAGGTCGTTACTCCCTCGGGAGAACGGGTCCGTTACGAAAACAAACGCCGCCAGGTCAACACGCCGCAGCAGATTTACCTGATGACGTCGATCCTCAAAGACGTCGTGAACCGAGGAACGGGAACGTTTGCCCGCGTTCCGGGGATCGAGATCGCCGGAAAGACGGGGACGACGAACAAAAACGTCGACGCCTGGTTTGCCGGGTATTCGCCGAGCGTCGAAACGGTCGTCTGGTTCGGGCACGACAATAATACTCCGATGCGCCGCAGCGAGACGGGAGGACGCGCCGCCGGACAGGCTTTCCGCTACTTTTACGAAGACATGCTGCGCATCTATCCGAATACAAAACGCTATTTCGACCGCCCCGCAGGGGTATACGACATCGCGACCGACGGCGAGGGCAACAGCAGCGAGGCGTTCACCGACACCTCAAAAGCCCCGGACGGCACCGAAGGGGCGACCCCCGCGACGAACGAACAGCTCGTATTCTAG
- a CDS encoding DedA family protein: MDEMLTNLSTYGYVVVFLYSLGGGFVALLGAGVLSYMGKMDLSLSMTVAFTANFIGDSLLFYMSRYHKSEMMEYFRKHRRKLAFSHLLIKKHGAWIIVVKKFVYGLKTLVPLAVGLTKYDFWKFSGYNALGALVWTVVVGGGSYLGGAALIEGYELVADKPYLAPLTLLIVGGSLWLYFSAATKKR, from the coding sequence ATGGATGAAATGCTCACCAACCTCTCGACATACGGCTACGTGGTCGTCTTCCTCTACTCGCTGGGCGGCGGCTTTGTCGCCTTGCTGGGGGCCGGGGTGCTCAGTTACATGGGCAAAATGGATCTGTCGCTCTCGATGACGGTCGCTTTTACCGCGAACTTCATCGGCGATTCCCTGCTGTTTTACATGTCCCGCTACCACAAATCCGAAATGATGGAATATTTCAGAAAACATCGCCGGAAGCTGGCATTTTCCCACCTCCTGATCAAAAAGCACGGGGCATGGATCATCGTCGTCAAAAAGTTTGTCTACGGCCTCAAAACGCTCGTTCCGCTGGCGGTAGGACTAACCAAATACGATTTTTGGAAATTCAGCGGCTACAACGCGCTGGGAGCGCTGGTCTGGACCGTTGTGGTCGGCGGAGGAAGCTATCTGGGCGGGGCGGCGCTGATCGAAGGGTACGAGCTCGTCGCCGACAAACCCTATCTGGCACCCCTCACGCTCCTGATCGTCGGGGGAAGCCTCTGGCTTTATTTTTCGGCCGCGACCAAAAAAAGATAA
- the uvrB gene encoding excinuclease ABC subunit UvrB, producing MPLFKVHTPYQPAGDQPVAIEALSGGIKRGDRYVALEGVTGSGKTYTMAKVIESVQLPTIIMTHNKTLAAQLYSEFKSFFPENHVEYFISYYDYYQPEAYIPRQDLFIEKDSSINDELERLRLSATANLLSYDDVIVVASVSANYGLGDPEEYEKMVQVIALGDEMNQKKLLLRLVEMGYARNDSVFEGGHFRVNGEVVDIYPPYWQDQALRIEFFGDEVERLALFEPLNNSVIQNIETITIYATSQFAVGQEKLSRAIRAIEEELGQRLKELREQGKIVEAQRLQQRCEFDLEMLQATGMCKGIENYSRHLTGKAPGEAPYTLLDYFALHHDKYLIIVDESHVSLPQFRGMYAGDRSRKEVLVDYGFRLPSALDNRPLMIDEFIEKAPHYMFVSATPAAQELELSTTLAHQIIRPTGLLDPEITIKPIANQVEDLHDEIKKTVALGDRVLVTVLTKKMAEALTKYLADLGIKVQYMHSEIDAIERNQIIRGLRVGDFDVLVGINLLREGLDLPEVSLVAILDADKEGFLRSETSLIQTIGRAARNERGRVIMYADKTTGSMERAIRTTTERRAAQEAFNREYGITPKSTKRSLDENLKLEDPAELYNRSKKAKTLPAAERKKLVDELTAKMKEAAKKLEFEEAARLRDEIAKIRKL from the coding sequence TTGCCGCTGTTTAAAGTCCATACCCCCTATCAACCCGCAGGCGATCAGCCCGTCGCCATCGAAGCACTGAGCGGAGGCATCAAACGGGGGGATCGCTACGTCGCCCTCGAGGGGGTGACAGGCTCGGGCAAAACCTACACGATGGCCAAGGTGATCGAGAGCGTCCAGCTCCCCACGATCATTATGACCCACAACAAAACCCTTGCCGCCCAGCTCTACAGCGAGTTCAAAAGCTTTTTTCCCGAAAACCACGTCGAGTATTTCATCAGCTATTACGACTATTACCAGCCCGAAGCCTACATTCCCCGCCAGGATCTTTTCATCGAAAAAGACAGCTCAATCAACGACGAGCTCGAGCGGCTGCGCCTCTCGGCCACCGCGAACCTCCTCAGCTACGACGACGTCATCGTTGTCGCCTCGGTATCGGCCAACTACGGTCTGGGAGACCCCGAAGAGTACGAAAAGATGGTGCAGGTGATCGCGCTGGGCGATGAGATGAACCAGAAAAAACTGCTGCTGCGCCTCGTCGAAATGGGGTATGCCCGCAACGACAGCGTTTTCGAGGGGGGGCATTTCCGCGTCAACGGCGAGGTGGTCGACATCTATCCCCCCTACTGGCAGGATCAGGCGCTGCGGATCGAGTTTTTCGGCGACGAGGTGGAGCGGCTTGCCCTCTTCGAACCGCTCAACAACAGCGTCATCCAGAACATCGAAACGATCACGATCTACGCCACGAGCCAGTTCGCCGTAGGGCAGGAGAAGCTCTCCCGGGCAATCAGGGCGATCGAAGAGGAACTGGGGCAGAGGCTCAAAGAGCTGCGCGAGCAGGGAAAAATCGTCGAGGCACAACGGCTGCAGCAGCGGTGCGAGTTCGACCTCGAAATGCTCCAGGCCACCGGGATGTGCAAGGGGATCGAGAACTACTCCCGCCACCTCACCGGCAAAGCCCCGGGAGAAGCACCCTACACCCTGCTCGATTACTTCGCCCTCCACCACGACAAATACCTCATCATCGTCGACGAATCGCACGTGTCGTTGCCGCAGTTTCGGGGGATGTACGCCGGGGACCGCAGCCGCAAAGAGGTCCTCGTCGACTACGGTTTCCGCCTCCCAAGTGCGCTGGACAACCGGCCGCTGATGATTGATGAATTCATCGAAAAAGCGCCTCATTATATGTTCGTCTCGGCGACCCCTGCCGCACAGGAACTGGAGCTCTCCACCACCCTCGCCCATCAGATCATCCGCCCCACGGGGCTCCTCGATCCCGAAATCACGATCAAGCCGATCGCCAACCAGGTCGAAGACCTCCACGACGAGATCAAAAAGACGGTCGCACTGGGCGACCGGGTCCTCGTGACGGTACTGACCAAGAAAATGGCCGAAGCCCTCACCAAATACCTCGCCGATCTGGGGATAAAGGTGCAGTACATGCACTCCGAGATCGACGCCATCGAGCGCAACCAGATCATCCGGGGTTTGAGGGTAGGCGATTTCGACGTGCTGGTGGGGATCAACCTGCTGCGGGAGGGGCTGGACCTGCCCGAAGTGAGCCTCGTGGCGATCCTCGACGCCGACAAGGAGGGGTTCCTGCGCTCGGAGACCTCGCTCATCCAGACGATCGGGCGGGCGGCGCGAAACGAACGGGGACGGGTTATCATGTACGCCGACAAAACCACCGGATCGATGGAGAGAGCCATCCGCACCACGACCGAACGGCGCGCCGCGCAGGAGGCGTTCAACCGCGAGTACGGCATCACCCCCAAATCGACCAAGCGCTCCCTCGACGAAAACCTCAAGCTCGAAGACCCTGCCGAGCTCTACAACCGCTCCAAAAAAGCCAAAACCCTCCCCGCCGCCGAGCGGAAAAAGCTCGTCGACGAACTCACGGCAAAAATGAAGGAGGCGGCGAAAAAACTGGAGTTTGAAGAAGCGGCGCGCCTCCGAGACGAAATTGCCAAGATTCGTAAACTATAA
- a CDS encoding type II toxin-antitoxin system prevent-host-death family antitoxin translates to MTAITYTSAREQFARTIDTAVNDHIPVLITRRSGGNAVLMSEEDFRSYEETAYLMQSTTNAVRLNSAIESLRSGRGIEKELIEE, encoded by the coding sequence ATGACCGCCATTACTTATACATCCGCTCGTGAACAGTTTGCCCGTACGATCGATACGGCTGTCAATGACCATATTCCAGTACTCATAACGCGACGAAGCGGAGGCAATGCCGTGTTAATGTCTGAAGAAGATTTCCGCTCCTACGAGGAGACCGCTTATCTCATGCAAAGTACAACCAATGCGGTGCGTCTCAACAGCGCTATCGAATCGTTGCGCAGCGGACGCGGAATCGAAAAAGAGTTGATAGAGGAATGA
- a CDS encoding Txe/YoeB family addiction module toxin, giving the protein MKIVFAEEAWNDYLYWQETDKKMLKRINELIKAISREPFAGIGDPEPLKFNWSGFWSRRINREHRIVYAVQDDSILIAQCRYHY; this is encoded by the coding sequence ATGAAGATCGTTTTTGCCGAAGAGGCATGGAATGATTATCTCTATTGGCAAGAGACGGATAAAAAAATGCTCAAGCGGATTAATGAACTGATCAAAGCGATCAGCAGAGAACCGTTTGCGGGGATCGGTGATCCCGAACCGCTGAAATTTAACTGGAGCGGGTTCTGGTCACGGCGTATCAACCGCGAACATCGGATTGTCTATGCCGTCCAAGACGACTCGATTTTAATCGCCCAGTGCCGATACCATTATTGA
- a CDS encoding c-type cytochrome: MKTLIALVGLTAMLSAADGGALYQKCAACHGAKAEKPALGKSEVIAGWSSAKTLDALKGYKAGTRNTKGMGALMKGQVAALSDADMKTLADHIAKMQ, translated from the coding sequence ATGAAAACGTTAATTGCACTTGTAGGATTGACCGCGATGTTGAGCGCCGCCGACGGAGGCGCTTTGTACCAAAAATGTGCCGCCTGTCACGGTGCCAAAGCCGAAAAACCGGCTCTTGGAAAATCCGAAGTGATCGCCGGATGGAGCAGCGCCAAAACGCTTGACGCCCTCAAGGGGTACAAGGCGGGAACGCGCAATACCAAAGGGATGGGCGCGTTGATGAAAGGGCAGGTTGCCGCCCTTTCGGATGCGGACATGAAAACGCTCGCCGATCACATCGCGAAAATGCAGTAA
- a CDS encoding HAMP domain-containing sensor histidine kinase, whose product MSATNASGISFAKYRTLRSFLALYGVMSVLILALLGTLYYESIRAQMLSSHRLAMQLQSENYVPRLKRWLEAGIDLNRFPEDLAYRTALYGYDKELLVGNLRQSHRDFDENIALHAGFVHLVIPLSPYGLGEYYLVFETPDDGLWKEQAFRTIALFGGGLFALLALIGFSLSRMFLRPMNDAIALLDDFIKDTTHELNTPVTAILTNVEALKNGELPPAAAKKLHRIEIASRTISTLYDDLTYLVLNHDLAVRNVQLDLGTLLHERIDYFRDRIEQKKLSLALEIDPGVELLIDPAKAARLIDNLLSNAIKYTRAGGAVSVVARNGLLCVEDNGIGIPETMRERIFERYTRADKSVGGFGIGLHIVAMIAKEYGLTIAVESEENVGTTICVRWNNPAVG is encoded by the coding sequence TTGTCAGCCACAAACGCCTCGGGTATCAGTTTCGCTAAATACCGTACCCTTCGATCCTTTCTGGCCCTCTACGGGGTGATGAGCGTCCTGATCCTGGCGTTGCTCGGAACCCTGTATTACGAATCGATCCGCGCACAGATGCTCTCTTCCCACCGCCTGGCGATGCAATTGCAATCGGAAAACTATGTCCCGCGCCTCAAACGCTGGCTCGAAGCGGGGATCGACCTGAACCGCTTCCCCGAAGACCTCGCCTACCGCACCGCCCTCTACGGCTACGACAAAGAACTGCTCGTCGGCAACCTCCGCCAAAGCCACCGCGATTTCGACGAAAACATCGCCTTGCACGCGGGGTTCGTCCACCTCGTCATCCCCCTCTCTCCCTACGGACTCGGAGAATATTATCTTGTGTTCGAGACCCCCGACGACGGGCTGTGGAAAGAACAGGCGTTCCGCACCATCGCACTTTTCGGCGGAGGGCTGTTTGCCCTCCTCGCCCTGATCGGGTTTAGCCTCTCGCGGATGTTCCTGCGTCCGATGAACGACGCGATTGCACTGCTGGACGACTTTATCAAAGATACGACCCACGAACTCAACACCCCCGTCACCGCCATCCTCACCAACGTCGAGGCGCTCAAAAACGGCGAGCTTCCGCCGGCGGCAGCCAAAAAACTCCACCGGATCGAAATTGCCTCGCGTACCATCTCGACCCTCTACGACGACCTCACCTACCTGGTTCTTAACCACGATCTTGCGGTGCGGAACGTTCAGCTCGATCTGGGCACGCTGTTGCACGAACGGATCGATTATTTCAGGGACCGGATCGAACAGAAAAAACTCTCCCTCGCCCTTGAAATCGATCCGGGGGTTGAGCTGCTCATCGATCCGGCCAAAGCGGCCAGGCTGATCGACAATCTCCTCTCCAACGCGATCAAATACACCCGAGCGGGCGGGGCGGTATCGGTCGTCGCGCGCAACGGGCTGCTGTGCGTCGAAGACAACGGCATCGGCATCCCCGAAACGATGCGGGAACGGATATTCGAACGCTACACCCGCGCCGACAAAAGTGTGGGGGGATTCGGAATCGGGCTGCATATCGTCGCAATGATCGCCAAAGAATACGGTTTGACGATAGCCGTTGAATCGGAAGAAAACGTCGGAACAACGATATGCGTAAGGTGGAACAACCCTGCGGTAGGCTAA
- a CDS encoding response regulator transcription factor — MRAKILLLEDDPNLSESVGEYLEENGYEVVCVYDAQEAEDAMFEQKFDLLLLDVNVPGGDGFSLLKSSRADGNATPAIFITSRNAMSDLESGFESGGDDYLRKPFELKELLLRIKTILKRNFFHNPSETLDLGGGITYDIDSQTLRVGGKEQNLQLKEHKLLKLFIQHPNKLLSHERIMEHLWDYDETPSDGSLRTYIKTLRKYLGKDRIVSHKRLGYQFR, encoded by the coding sequence ATGAGGGCGAAAATTCTCCTTCTCGAAGACGACCCGAACCTTTCCGAAAGCGTGGGCGAATACCTTGAAGAGAACGGTTATGAGGTGGTCTGCGTCTACGACGCGCAAGAGGCCGAAGACGCCATGTTCGAGCAAAAGTTCGATCTGCTCCTCCTGGACGTCAACGTCCCCGGAGGCGACGGTTTTTCACTTCTCAAATCCTCGCGGGCCGACGGAAACGCCACCCCCGCGATCTTCATCACCTCGCGCAACGCGATGAGCGACCTCGAAAGCGGATTCGAAAGCGGCGGCGACGATTACCTGCGCAAACCCTTTGAACTCAAAGAGCTGTTACTGCGGATCAAAACGATCCTCAAGCGCAACTTTTTCCACAACCCTTCCGAAACCCTCGATCTGGGCGGAGGGATCACCTACGACATCGACAGCCAGACCCTCCGGGTCGGGGGAAAAGAGCAGAACCTGCAACTCAAAGAACACAAACTTCTCAAACTCTTTATCCAGCATCCGAACAAACTCCTCTCCCACGAAAGGATTATGGAGCATTTGTGGGATTACGACGAAACCCCCAGCGACGGGAGCCTGCGAACCTACATCAAAACCCTGCGCAAATACCTCGGAAAGGATCGGATTGTCAGCCACAAACGCCTCGGGTATCAGTTTCGCTAA